One Xiphophorus maculatus strain JP 163 A unplaced genomic scaffold, X_maculatus-5.0-male Unplaced_Scaffold_BN230, whole genome shotgun sequence genomic region harbors:
- the LOC111607996 gene encoding gastrula zinc finger protein XlCGF8.2DB-like produces CDICKKCFAFKSAFDAHMRTHTGEKPFSCVNCGKSFSQKVNLTQHMMIHTGEKPFSCVNCGKSFSQKVNLTQHMMIHTGEKPFSCVNCGKGFSQKVNLTQHMMIHTGEKPFSCVNCGKRFSQKRNLTQHMMIHTGEKPFSCVNCGKRFSQKRNLTQHMMIHTGEKPFSCVNCGKSFSQKVNLPQHMMIHTVEKPFSCVNCGKGFSQKQNLTQHMMIHTGEKPFSCVNCGKSFSQKVNLPQHMMIHTGEKPFSCVKCGESFRHKVSLIHHLKRHTGEKQ; encoded by the coding sequence tgtgacatctgtaaaaagtgttttgctttcaaatctgcttttgatgctcacatgagaactcatacgggtgaaaagccgttttcatgtgtgaactgtggaaaaagttttagtcaaaaagttaatttaactcagcacatgatgattcacactggtgaaaagccgttttcatgtgtgaactgtggaaaaagttttagtcaaaaagttaatttaactcagcacatgatgattcacactggtgaaaagccgttttcatgtgtgaattgtggaaaaggttttagtcaaaaagttaatttaactcagcacatgatgattcacactggtgaaaagccgttttcatgtgtgaactgtggaaaacgttttagtcaaaaacggaatttaactcagcacatgatgattcacactggtgaaaagccgttttcatgtgtgaactgtggaaaacgttttagtcaaaaacggaatttaactcagcacatgatgattcacactggtgaaaagccgttttcatgtgtgaactgtggaaaaagttttagtcaaaaagttaatttacctcagcacatgatgattcacacagttgaaaagcctttttcatgtgtgaactgtggaaaaggttttagtcaaaaacagaatttaactcagcacatgatgattcacactggtgaaaagccgttttcatgtgtgaactgtggaaaaagttttagtcaaaaagttaatttacctcagcacatgatgattcacactggtgaaaaaccattttcatgtgtgaaatgtggagAAAGTTTTCGTCACAAGGTGAGTTTAATTCACCACTTGAAGcgtcacacaggtgaaaagcagtAG
- the LOC111607999 gene encoding gastrula zinc finger protein XlCGF8.2DB-like — HTGEKPFTCVKCGKGFSHKGNLTKHMMIHTGEKPFSCVNCGKSFSQKGNLTQHMMIHTGEKPFSCVNCGKCFSQKQDLTQHMMIHTGEKPFSCVKCGKGFSHKQHLTLHMMIHTGEKPFSCVKCGKGFSHKQHLTLHMMIHTGEKPFSCVNCGKGFSRKQHLTLHMMTHTGEKPFSCMNCGKSFSQKQVLTQHMMIHTGEKPFSCVTCGESFRHKVSLIHHLRRHTGEKQ; from the exons catacgggtgaaaagccgtttacatgtgtgaaatgtggaaaaggttttagtcataAAGGtaatttaactaagcacatgatgattcacactggtgaaaagccattttcatgtgtgaactgtggtaaaagttttagtcaaaaaggtaatttaactcagcacatgatgattcacactggtgaaaagccattttcatgtgtgaactgtggaaaatgttttagtcaaaaacaggatttaactcagcacatgatgattcacactg gtgaaaagccgttttcatgtgtgaaatgtggaaaaggttttagtcacaaacagcatttaactctgcacatgatgattcacactggtgaaaagccgttttcatgtgtgaaatgtggaaaaggttttagtcacaaacagcatttaactctgcacatgatgattcacactggtgaaaagccattttcatgtgtgaattgtggaaaaggttttagtcgaaaacagcatttaactctgcacatgatgactcacactggtgaaaagccattttcatgtatgaactgtggaaagagttttagtcaaaaacaggttttaactcagcacatgatgattcacactggtgaaaaaccattttcatgtgtgacctgtggagaaAGTTTTCGTCACAAGGTGAGTTTAATTCACCACTTGAGGcgtcacacaggtgaaaagcagtAG